A single region of the Elizabethkingia sp. JS20170427COW genome encodes:
- the pcaF gene encoding 3-oxoadipyl-CoA thiolase — MKDVFIIDYVRTPIAKISGSLSTIRADDLVALSLKELISRNPNLPLHEVEDVLLGCANQAGEDNRNIARMAVLLAGLPHQIGGETINRLCASGMAAIANAYRAIALGEGNIYIAGGVEHMTRSPWVISKASSPFGRDSKMYDTTFGWRFINPKMQELYGTDAMGETAENLAELFHISREDQDLFAFHSQQKATKAQQSGRLAQEIFPINIPQKKASDLIFNHDEFIKPNTTLEILSQLKPAFKEGGSVTAGNSSGLNDGAATLLLANEDMVKKYHLKPKAKILGAAIAGVQPRIMGIGPVEASAKLLNRLGLTLDQMDIIELNEAFSAQALAVIRSWGIPDNDPRINPNGGAIALGHPLGVSGARIVGSAALELNLQQKKYALCTLCIGVGQGYAMVLERC, encoded by the coding sequence ATGAAAGACGTTTTTATTATCGACTATGTAAGAACTCCTATTGCCAAGATCTCTGGGAGCTTATCAACTATTAGAGCAGATGATTTAGTTGCCCTAAGTTTAAAAGAACTCATCTCTAGAAACCCCAATCTGCCTCTCCATGAAGTAGAGGATGTACTCCTAGGCTGTGCCAACCAAGCTGGAGAAGATAACCGTAATATTGCTAGAATGGCTGTTCTCCTTGCTGGGCTACCTCATCAAATAGGAGGAGAAACTATTAACAGACTTTGTGCCTCTGGGATGGCTGCCATTGCAAATGCTTACCGAGCTATAGCCTTAGGCGAAGGCAATATTTACATTGCTGGGGGGGTCGAGCATATGACAAGATCTCCATGGGTAATTTCCAAAGCATCTTCTCCTTTTGGAAGAGATAGCAAAATGTATGACACTACCTTTGGTTGGAGGTTCATCAATCCTAAAATGCAAGAGCTCTACGGCACCGATGCCATGGGAGAAACTGCTGAAAATCTAGCTGAACTATTTCATATCAGCAGAGAAGATCAAGATTTGTTTGCGTTTCATTCTCAACAAAAGGCTACTAAAGCACAACAATCGGGGAGATTGGCTCAAGAAATATTTCCCATCAATATTCCCCAGAAAAAAGCTTCTGATCTCATCTTCAATCACGATGAGTTCATAAAACCCAACACTACTTTAGAAATTTTATCCCAGCTAAAACCAGCCTTTAAAGAAGGAGGAAGTGTTACTGCTGGGAATTCTTCAGGCCTCAACGATGGAGCTGCCACCTTACTTCTCGCCAATGAAGACATGGTGAAAAAATACCATCTTAAACCTAAGGCAAAAATATTAGGAGCTGCCATTGCTGGCGTACAACCCCGAATTATGGGAATTGGACCTGTAGAAGCTAGTGCTAAACTTCTCAATAGGCTAGGATTAACTTTAGACCAAATGGATATTATAGAATTAAACGAAGCCTTCTCTGCGCAAGCTTTAGCCGTCATCAGAAGTTGGGGAATCCCAGATAACGATCCGCGTATCAATCCCAATGGTGGAGCAATTGCCTTAGGGCATCCTTTGGGAGTCTCAGGAGCTAGAATTGTAGGTTCTGCTGCTCTCGAATTAAATCTCCAACAAAAAAAATACGCCTTATGTACTTTATGCATTGGCGTAGGACAAGGTTATGCAATGGTTTTAGAACGTTGTTAA
- a CDS encoding hotdog fold thioesterase codes for MNATETAQYILNQDFFSQWMNIQLIDIRENYCLIEMPIKKEMLNGLKTVHGGITFAFADSALAFSSNNRGDAAVALNCSINFLKAGKEGDVFRAESILVNETRKTAVYDISITNQNQENIAKFVGTVYKINRKVAEL; via the coding sequence ATGAATGCTACAGAAACTGCTCAATATATTCTCAATCAAGATTTTTTCTCCCAATGGATGAATATCCAGTTAATTGACATCCGCGAGAACTATTGTTTAATAGAAATGCCCATAAAAAAAGAAATGCTTAATGGTTTAAAAACTGTACACGGAGGCATTACTTTTGCCTTTGCCGATTCAGCTTTGGCTTTCTCTAGCAACAACCGTGGCGATGCAGCTGTAGCCCTTAACTGTTCCATTAATTTTTTGAAAGCAGGTAAGGAGGGAGACGTCTTTCGGGCAGAAAGTATCCTTGTTAACGAAACCCGAAAAACAGCTGTTTACGATATTTCTATCACCAATCAAAATCAAGAGAATATCGCAAAATTTGTAGGAACCGTTTACAAAATCAATAGAAAAGTCGCCGAATTGTAA
- the paaZ gene encoding phenylacetic acid degradation bifunctional protein PaaZ, whose protein sequence is MQKLKNFIHGQWIEGNGEGIPLYNSVDGSLVAISDTSGLNFQQALEYGRRVGYQNLASKTFYDRGQILKKIALYLIERKKKYYELSYKTGATHIDSWVDIEGGLGTFFTYSGLAKRMLPNTPFWAEGDIKKISANGSHLGTHIYTPSEGVSIQINAFNFPVWGMMEKLSTSLLAGVPSIIKPAPESSYLAHAVFQNIIESNLLPEGAIQLVCGAPGNLLDYLKDGDSVVFTGSASTGKLIKSNPAISQQSVRFNLEADSLNCSILGLDATPGTPEFNLFIREVKNEITTKAGQRCTAIRRIIVPEKYIDAVQESLIGELQKIKIGNPLNRETRMGSLVSKRQAEEVEKKIRLLASENQLIYSGALHLIDANPEKGAFISPHLFYNNQPFEKNTCHEVEAFGPVATLMPYHDIEEAVALAKRGKGSLVGSIISHDANFISQTSWKMASSHGRIYVLNRDNAKEATGHGSPLPTLMHGGPGRAGGGEEMGGLNGLHFFLQKTAIQGSPEVLTAITQIYTQGSEKIYNDRHPFQKYFEEIQIGDAIETAGRTITDADIVNFSNVTWDHFYAHTDATSLNGTIFDKIVAHGYFLLSAAAGLFVSGKKGPVIANYGLENCSFFKPVYSGDTITVFLTSKEKINRGVKGRNIPSGVVKWLVEIYNQRDEIVCVATILTLVAKKSPFIELKKDVIKKTLFQLTEQSDPAWGNMNPQQMLEHLEATLHYSMGEPEAKNPNSSIEDLEVLQDSLYTFSRLPKNFPNPFLSDNEPLPPLVHKNLEDAKEALLDALQKYLIYYRKNPQAEHQHPYFGLLNKEMMELLHRKHFTHHFEQFGIY, encoded by the coding sequence ATGCAAAAACTTAAAAACTTTATCCACGGACAATGGATAGAAGGTAATGGCGAAGGAATCCCTTTATACAATTCGGTAGATGGTAGTTTGGTTGCCATTTCAGATACCTCAGGACTCAACTTTCAGCAAGCTTTAGAATATGGGCGAAGGGTGGGATATCAGAATTTAGCTTCCAAAACTTTTTACGATAGAGGCCAAATACTCAAAAAAATAGCTCTTTACCTTATTGAAAGGAAAAAGAAATATTATGAATTATCCTATAAAACAGGAGCAACCCATATAGACTCTTGGGTAGATATAGAAGGAGGGTTAGGGACATTCTTCACCTATTCGGGATTGGCAAAACGAATGTTGCCTAATACCCCTTTCTGGGCAGAAGGGGATATCAAAAAAATTTCTGCTAACGGATCTCATTTGGGGACTCATATCTATACGCCTAGCGAAGGTGTTTCCATACAAATCAATGCATTTAACTTCCCTGTGTGGGGAATGATGGAGAAATTATCCACCTCTCTCCTTGCAGGAGTTCCTTCTATTATCAAACCTGCACCAGAAAGCTCCTATCTTGCCCATGCCGTATTTCAGAATATTATAGAAAGTAATCTTCTTCCAGAAGGTGCTATACAGTTGGTTTGTGGAGCTCCAGGTAATTTACTCGATTACCTTAAGGATGGGGATTCGGTAGTATTTACAGGATCTGCAAGCACAGGAAAACTTATCAAAAGTAATCCTGCTATTTCTCAACAATCGGTAAGGTTTAATTTAGAAGCAGATTCTTTAAACTGCTCGATTTTAGGATTAGATGCCACTCCTGGCACTCCTGAATTTAATTTGTTTATCCGTGAAGTAAAAAATGAAATTACAACCAAAGCAGGGCAAAGATGCACTGCTATTAGAAGAATTATCGTCCCTGAAAAATATATAGATGCCGTACAGGAAAGTTTAATTGGAGAATTGCAAAAAATAAAAATTGGAAATCCTCTCAACCGTGAGACAAGAATGGGGTCTTTGGTTAGCAAACGCCAAGCTGAAGAAGTAGAAAAAAAGATACGCCTTTTGGCTTCGGAAAACCAACTCATCTATTCGGGAGCTCTTCATCTCATCGATGCAAACCCAGAAAAGGGAGCTTTCATCAGTCCTCACCTTTTTTACAACAATCAACCTTTTGAAAAAAACACCTGCCATGAGGTTGAAGCTTTTGGTCCTGTTGCCACCCTAATGCCTTATCATGATATTGAAGAAGCCGTAGCCTTAGCCAAACGAGGCAAGGGAAGTTTAGTAGGCTCTATCATATCTCATGATGCTAACTTTATTAGCCAAACAAGTTGGAAGATGGCCTCGTCTCATGGTAGAATCTACGTCCTTAATCGCGATAATGCGAAAGAAGCAACGGGACACGGTTCTCCCCTACCCACTTTAATGCACGGTGGCCCAGGAAGAGCTGGTGGAGGAGAAGAAATGGGAGGTCTTAATGGCTTACATTTCTTTTTACAAAAGACAGCAATACAAGGCAGTCCAGAAGTGCTTACCGCTATCACGCAAATCTATACCCAAGGATCTGAAAAAATATATAACGACCGACATCCTTTTCAAAAATATTTTGAAGAAATCCAAATTGGAGATGCTATAGAAACCGCAGGAAGAACAATTACCGATGCGGATATTGTCAACTTTTCTAATGTTACTTGGGATCATTTCTACGCCCATACCGATGCAACTTCTCTTAATGGTACTATTTTCGATAAAATTGTTGCTCATGGCTATTTTCTTCTTTCCGCTGCCGCAGGATTATTTGTCTCAGGAAAAAAGGGACCTGTTATTGCCAACTATGGGCTAGAGAACTGTTCTTTCTTCAAACCTGTTTATTCTGGAGATACCATTACGGTATTTCTTACCTCCAAGGAAAAAATTAACCGTGGAGTAAAAGGAAGAAATATCCCTAGTGGTGTGGTAAAATGGTTGGTGGAAATCTACAATCAAAGAGATGAAATAGTTTGCGTAGCAACCATCCTAACTTTAGTGGCAAAAAAATCTCCTTTCATTGAACTTAAAAAAGATGTTATCAAAAAAACTCTTTTCCAACTTACCGAACAATCTGATCCTGCGTGGGGAAATATGAATCCTCAGCAAATGCTAGAACATCTAGAAGCCACCCTGCATTACAGCATGGGAGAACCTGAAGCAAAAAATCCCAACTCTTCTATCGAAGATTTGGAGGTATTACAGGACAGTTTATATACTTTCAGTAGGCTTCCTAAAAACTTTCCTAATCCTTTTTTATCAGATAATGAACCATTACCTCCTTTGGTACACAAAAATCTGGAAGATGCGAAGGAAGCTCTTTTGGATGCTCTACAAAAATATCTCATTTATTATCGGAAAAATCCACAAGCGGAGCATCAGCATCCTTATTTCGGTTTACTGAATAAAGAAATGATGGAACTTTTACATAGAAAACATTTTACCCATCATTTCGAACAATTTGGAATATACTAA
- a CDS encoding acyltransferase: MKDISQPNTNYTDSKPHYQVLDGLRGVAALMVIWFHIFEAFASSPFDQVFNHGYLAVDFFFVLSGFVISYAYDDRWNKMSTKNFFIRRLIRLHPMVILGAILGAISFMIQGSIQWDGTPVSTSWVLIALLVSMFLIPSFPGSNTEVRGNGEIFPLNGPSWSLFFEYIGNILYALFIRKLSTKALSILVAVTGAGLAYFAIANLSGYGNLGVGWSFLGHNFLGGSLRLMFSFSAGMLISRIYKPFTVKGIFWIASACIIILLSMPYIGNENTTWLNGLYDATVAILVFPTLVYLATSDRSNSASDTPSFSSKIYKFLGDISYPLYIIHYPSMYLFYTWVWGSNPSLSFSEVWPITILLFIGNIILAYGIMKLYDTPVRNWLTQKLMSRK; the protein is encoded by the coding sequence ATGAAAGACATTTCTCAACCCAACACAAACTATACAGATAGCAAGCCTCATTACCAAGTTTTGGATGGTTTACGGGGCGTAGCGGCACTTATGGTGATTTGGTTTCATATATTTGAAGCCTTTGCGAGCAGCCCTTTCGATCAAGTTTTCAACCACGGTTATTTAGCTGTAGACTTCTTTTTTGTACTATCCGGTTTTGTAATCAGCTATGCTTATGATGACCGATGGAATAAAATGAGCACTAAAAATTTCTTTATCCGAAGATTAATTCGCTTACATCCTATGGTTATTTTGGGAGCCATTTTAGGAGCGATAAGCTTTATGATACAAGGAAGCATACAATGGGATGGCACGCCAGTTTCCACCTCATGGGTACTGATAGCACTTTTGGTAAGTATGTTCCTAATCCCATCTTTCCCTGGAAGCAATACCGAAGTAAGAGGAAATGGTGAAATTTTTCCCTTAAATGGTCCTAGCTGGTCTTTATTCTTCGAATATATCGGGAACATCTTGTATGCTCTTTTCATCCGAAAATTATCTACAAAAGCTCTAAGTATTTTAGTTGCCGTTACGGGAGCTGGTCTCGCTTATTTTGCTATTGCAAACCTCTCAGGATACGGAAATCTAGGTGTAGGCTGGTCTTTTTTGGGACATAATTTTCTAGGAGGCTCTTTACGCTTGATGTTTTCTTTTTCTGCGGGGATGCTCATTTCTAGAATTTACAAACCTTTCACCGTAAAAGGCATCTTTTGGATAGCCTCTGCTTGCATTATCATCCTACTCTCTATGCCGTACATTGGGAATGAAAACACCACTTGGCTCAATGGTCTTTATGATGCTACTGTAGCTATCCTTGTTTTCCCTACCCTTGTATATTTGGCAACTAGCGACCGTTCCAACTCTGCATCAGACACTCCATCCTTCAGCTCGAAAATTTATAAATTTTTAGGAGATATTTCTTACCCGCTTTATATCATTCATTATCCATCTATGTATCTCTTCTACACATGGGTATGGGGAAGCAATCCTTCTTTAAGTTTTTCAGAAGTATGGCCTATAACAATACTTCTCTTCATAGGAAATATCATTTTAGCTTATGGAATAATGAAGTTATACGATACTCCTGTCCGAAACTGGCTTACCCAAAAGCTGATGAGCAGAAAATAA